Part of the Bacteroidota bacterium genome is shown below.
ACCTTCTATATTATCCATAGCTAATACCCATGGGTCATTGAAGGTTTTGTTAATCTCAGTACGTAGGATATTAGTGCCATTTAAAACAATACTTGGTTTTACATTGTCTTTGTTGATAGCTACATTAAAGTCTTTAAACATACCTATTACCGAATACACTGAATTAAACTGGGTAGAGTTGGCTAAATCTGTTCCTACACGCATACGGGTAGTTCCATAGCCTTGGGTGGCTGGTATAATAATGGTATCTGTTAACTGAGCATCACCATTATTTATTTTGTTTAATATTAACTCATTGTTTTCAAAGCTGGCATTAAAGTTTAAATCTATCCATACTTTGTAATCCATATTGGTGCCTGCATTTGGTCTGTTTACAACAATAGCATATTTACCACCTCTGTTCACATTAGCCAACTGGGTTTTGGTATTGATGTATTGGTAAGTTGGTGAGGTTGGGTTTGTAAAACTTGAATCAACACTACTCAATCTTACTCTTGTAATACCCATGGTAGCATCAGCTACACTTGAGAATACGGTTCCTGCTCCCGGTGTTTGGTATGCATTTATTTGTATAAAAGCTGTTTTGGTTACTGAATCTATACCAAAATTATTGGTGGTAACCAAACGGATGGTATAAGCCACAGGGCTTGTTAAACGTACTTGTGGACTTTGACTTGTAGCACTGGTTCCATTAATAAATTGTACTGCATTAGGACTGAATACCCATTTCCATTGGGTTACACCATAAATTGACTGGTCTAATAAACGGAAGGTATCTGTGTTGAATCCTAAAAACTTATCAGCCGTAAAACGGGCTATTGGTGCTCTGTTAATGGGTAAGAAAGTAACTGTTTTTCTGATGGTATCTGAACCTACACAGTTATAAGCTACCATGCTTATCACACGAGATAAAGGGGTAGTTATCAAAAAGGTTCTGGTTGGGTTAGCTGAAGTGGAATCAAACAATCCATTACCATCTGTATCCCATGAATATTGCATCAAAGTACCTGTTGAAGTATTTACATAACTTACCGGTTGGTTTGAATAGAAGGTATCAGGAATATTAAAGTTTGCTGTTGGTTTGCCATAAGTAGCAGCTTTGGCCTCCCAACGGAAAGCAAAAGTAGCTGAATCATAGCCTGATGGAATACTTGCACTACCCGGTTTGTATTTAAAGCTTAAGCTGCTTCCACCACGGATAACAGATTGAGCTGCTGTTAAAGGTAATTGGCCGGTAGTACTGGCTCCTAACGCTCTTATACGTGGTGCACTGGTATTCGGACCATTGAATATTTCTATACTATCACCAGGTAACATTTTTATTCTTTCTACATATAAAATAACAGAATCTGCACAAGGTGCAATGGTAAAACCTGGACAACTTGGTGACCATAAACTTCTGGCATAACTGGTATAAGGACCTGATACACCATATAAGAATCCTACCTGCTCACTGCTTTGGTAAGAAGTTCCTGCACACATATTAATACCGGTAAACACTTGTATATAACCCGGTTTACAGATGGAATCGGTTCCTCTGTCATTCCAAACCCTTAAACATACCCTGAAAGTACCGGGGTCAAAAGCGGCTATACGTGGGTTACTAACAGTATTACTCGGATTAAAATAGTTAGGGAATGCATTGGGGTCGGTAGCACAGGTAGCACAAGGTGGATCAAAGCTCCATTCCCACTGGTTAGGACCATTGGTTGATAAATCAATCAATGGTGCTTCTTCACTAAAACCAAGCTTACGTTTAAAACTGATAAAATCGGCTCGGGGTTTTTGGCTTGGGGTGTCTACATAAATAAATTTAACAATAGAATCTAATAAGGAATCGCGTTTAGCATTGTTTACAGCCAATAATTTTACACGTTTTAAACCCGGTGAGGTAAAAGTATAAGTAAAGTGGTTGCTGTATTTAGCTGTATCAATATAACCTGCATAAATACCCGCTGTAGTACGGTTGTAACCGGGGTATAATGGGTTTTCATCAGGTAAATTCCAGAACACACGGCTTTGGAAACTTGAAGTGTTTAATAAAGTTTGTGGGCTGTTTATCCAAACGGTATCAGGTGTGTAAAAATTAG
Proteins encoded:
- a CDS encoding immunoglobulin-like domain-containing protein, which codes for MNKLYINARLKLLFSLISVMLFCVSTQVSAQTTINTTHTQNNGASMITFNVRNNNNFPIIITEVNCFLGANAANAIEILYNPTPIMSAGATWNQGTVGAGQNGWVSAFTGTLSTTGVVTAISGNTLTIVIPANSTYGMCVGGTTVSYMTLTAGSVNVFSGGGVDILTGDNISWGGGIPPATPVNYPRGLHGGITFIAGGSSSLLPPIANFYTPDTVWINSPQTLLNTSSFQSRVFWNLPDENPLYPGYNRTTAGIYAGYIDTAKYSNHFTYTFTSPGLKRVKLLAVNNAKRDSLLDSIVKFIYVDTPSQKPRADFISFKRKLGFSEEAPLIDLSTNGPNQWEWSFDPPCATCATDPNAFPNYFNPSNTVSNPRIAAFDPGTFRVCLRVWNDRGTDSICKPGYIQVFTGINMCAGTSYQSSEQVGFLYGVSGPYTSYARSLWSPSCPGFTIAPCADSVILYVERIKMLPGDSIEIFNGPNTSAPRIRALGASTTGQLPLTAAQSVIRGGSSLSFKYKPGSASIPSGYDSATFAFRWEAKAATYGKPTANFNIPDTFYSNQPVSYVNTSTGTLMQYSWDTDGNGLFDSTSANPTRTFLITTPLSRVISMVAYNCVGSDTIRKTVTFLPINRAPIARFTADKFLGFNTDTFRLLDQSIYGVTQWKWVFSPNAVQFINGTSATSQSPQVRLTSPVAYTIRLVTTNNFGIDSVTKTAFIQINAYQTPGAGTVFSSVADATMGITRVRLSSVDSSFTNPTSPTYQYINTKTQLANVNRGGKYAIVVNRPNAGTNMDYKVWIDLNFNASFENNELILNKINNGDAQLTDTIIIPATQGYGTTRMRVGTDLANSTQFNSVYSVIGMFKDFNVAINKDNVKPSIVLNGTNILRTEINKTFNDPWVLAMDNIEGNVSGRVETISTVDTSNLGVYTVKYFVKDYSGNVSDTLVRTVIVELNNTGPILILTPPTVVTLEVNTDYIEPGFIALDNTGNDVRNNVIITTDLNKTKVGNYTMTYSITDAFNFNKTMTRTIEVRDRTAPVITKKYAGLVYKHQINSVFNPLNIITATDNYDKSLSVTFNSGVNPNNIGQYFVVYNVTDSSGNAAVTFTASVEVSDYIKPGISLNGNQTEEVEVYEVFNDPGVSVSDNYCHINTLVTVVTPSNLRTDSLGTFMVTYVVTDCVGNKDSVTRNVSVVKHSLPVIKLLGTNPTNMLRFCDFVEPGFTVEDRYYSGLANNVIRDLSALQNDVPGVYPISYVVTDPSGNRSVTVIRQVSVSEQVCNTGLYENVFETYFNMYPSPSKGMVYVEMKNNIAIQGIEVYTVTGQLVQKTEGNTFVQDKTSLDMSSQSNGLYFMRIVTEKGTYSKSFVINK